A genomic segment from Sphingopyxis sp. DBS4 encodes:
- the fliG gene encoding flagellar motor switch protein FliG, which produces MPDVIDTDIDADIETPRGKPAIEGSSAAAILLMLLDESEAATILKHLGPEEVRQLAKSMFDTANASEGQIEQALDQFVSESRNVSALAVGADARIRTVIHDAVGNVRADNILAAVAPQSSAASLEMLRWMDVDAISALLANEHPQVGALILSVLVPDVAARAVETLDEGLQAELVLRAAQLTAVPAAAIEDLESVLAAANVGGQRVAKRPIGGPGDVAKIMKKMPKQLSERTIRALKKQDKLLAQIIEEEMFIFENLRDLDAKSLGTVLRSVDAAQLAVALKGTDADMVDRCLATMSKRASETIRDEMAEMTMVKRTDVDEAQKAIMQIVRQMASSGEIMIAGAGDDYV; this is translated from the coding sequence GTGCCTGACGTAATCGATACCGATATCGACGCCGACATCGAAACCCCGCGCGGCAAGCCCGCGATCGAGGGATCGTCGGCGGCCGCGATCCTGCTGATGCTACTCGACGAAAGCGAAGCCGCGACGATCCTCAAGCATCTTGGCCCCGAGGAAGTGCGCCAGCTCGCCAAATCGATGTTCGACACCGCCAATGCGAGCGAAGGCCAGATCGAGCAGGCGCTCGACCAGTTCGTTTCCGAAAGCCGCAACGTCAGCGCGCTCGCGGTCGGCGCCGACGCGCGCATCCGCACCGTGATCCACGATGCGGTCGGCAATGTCCGCGCCGACAATATCCTGGCCGCGGTCGCGCCGCAGTCGAGCGCCGCGTCGCTCGAGATGCTGCGCTGGATGGACGTAGACGCGATCAGCGCGCTGCTCGCGAACGAACATCCGCAGGTCGGCGCGCTGATCCTGTCGGTGCTCGTCCCCGATGTCGCCGCGCGTGCGGTCGAGACGCTCGACGAGGGATTGCAGGCCGAACTGGTGCTGCGCGCCGCGCAGCTCACCGCCGTGCCGGCCGCCGCGATCGAGGATCTCGAATCGGTGCTCGCCGCCGCGAACGTCGGCGGCCAGCGCGTCGCCAAGCGGCCGATCGGCGGCCCCGGCGACGTCGCCAAGATCATGAAGAAGATGCCGAAGCAGCTTTCGGAACGCACGATCCGCGCGCTCAAGAAGCAGGACAAGCTGCTCGCGCAGATCATCGAGGAAGAGATGTTCATCTTCGAGAATCTGCGCGATCTCGACGCCAAGAGCCTCGGCACCGTGCTGCGCTCGGTCGACGCCGCGCAGCTCGCCGTCGCGCTCAAGGGCACCGACGCCGACATGGTCGACCGCTGCCTTGCCACCATGTCGAAGCGTGCGTCGGAAACGATTCGCGACGAGATGGCCGAAATGACGATGGTCAAGCGCACCGACGTCGACGAGGCGCAGAAGGCGATCATGCAGATCGTCCGCCAGATGGCATCGAGCGGCGAGATCATGATCGCGGGCGCGGGCGACGATTATGTCTGA
- a CDS encoding error-prone DNA polymerase — MSEAPPEPGFAELVAATNYSFLRGASHPAEMVAEALRLGLSGIGIADRNSVAGVVRAWAFLKELQVKEPETVAGFRLVVGARLAFADGTPDIVAYPVSRPGWGRLTRLLSTGNLRAQKGDCILTLQDLLDHSDDLLLIAMDGDETLLRTLKRARPKAVWLAATMPRSGADARRLAERQRLSAATGVPLLATGDALYASAAQRPLHDIVTCIREGTTVQKAGRLLHANGERYLKSPAEMQRLFAGYPGAIAQSAKLLGRITFRLDDLRYEYPHEPVPPGWKPFPYLHHLVKTAAEARYNTPLPPKVRQLIGNELRLIRKRNYVYYFLTVYDLVRFARAQEPPILCQGRGSAANSIVCFLLGVTSVDPMQHELLFSRFMSAERDEPPDIDVDFEHERREEVIQHIYARYGRDRAGIAATVIHYRPRSTIREVGKALGFSEDVTARLADTSWGSWGDEVPTQRLVEAGLDPHNGEIERLHRFVGELLQAPRHLSQHVGGFVLTEGRLDELVPIHNAAMEDRTFIEWDKDDIDALGLMKVDVLALGMLTCIRKCYDLMREHGLGDHTLELDIDCSDQAVYAMLQKGDSIGVFQVESRAQINMLPRLKPEVFYDLVVQVAIVRPGPIEGDMVHPYLKRRAGEEKVTFPSPAPPHDPNELYDVLRKTHGVPLFQEQAMKLAMVAADFTPEEANGLRRAMATFRNVGTIDNFREKMIGGMMRRGYEKDFAERCFKQIEGFGSYGFPESHAQSFARLVYVSSWIKHYHPAVFACGILNSQPMGFYAPAQLVRDAQGHGVEVRAVDVNASHWDNSLERTDDGSLALRLGFRQVDGFREIWADAIDEARVTAPFTSVEELARRADLPSRALRLLADADACRSMGLERRPALWDARRVRQGVLPLFDAAETDELGQEEDAQLPSTPMAEHVLTDYQTTRLSLKGHPMAFLRPRFAAEGVLSAGEVAAAKNGSIVRTAGVVLIRQRPGKGNAVFITLEDESGIVNILLWARLFERLRRAVMASRLMLAEGEVQRSKEGVIHLMATRITDCTDRLDGLGDEAMPGGPMPRHGHPRDVRILPKSRDFH, encoded by the coding sequence ATGAGCGAGGCGCCGCCCGAGCCCGGCTTCGCCGAACTGGTCGCCGCGACCAACTACAGCTTCCTGCGCGGCGCCTCGCACCCCGCCGAGATGGTCGCGGAGGCGCTACGCCTCGGTCTGAGCGGCATCGGCATCGCCGACCGCAACAGCGTCGCGGGGGTGGTGCGGGCGTGGGCCTTTCTGAAAGAGCTGCAGGTCAAAGAGCCCGAGACGGTGGCGGGTTTCCGGCTGGTGGTCGGAGCGCGGCTCGCTTTCGCCGACGGCACGCCCGACATCGTCGCCTATCCGGTCAGCCGTCCCGGCTGGGGCCGGCTGACCCGCCTGCTGTCGACCGGCAATCTGCGCGCGCAGAAGGGAGACTGCATCCTCACTCTTCAGGATCTGCTCGACCATTCGGACGATCTGCTGCTGATCGCGATGGACGGCGACGAAACCCTGCTCCGCACGCTCAAGCGCGCGCGGCCGAAGGCGGTGTGGCTGGCCGCGACGATGCCGCGATCGGGCGCCGATGCGCGGCGGCTGGCGGAACGCCAGCGCCTGTCGGCGGCGACCGGCGTCCCGCTGCTCGCAACGGGCGACGCGCTCTATGCAAGCGCGGCGCAGCGGCCGCTGCACGACATCGTCACCTGCATCCGCGAAGGCACGACGGTTCAGAAGGCGGGCCGGCTGCTCCACGCCAATGGCGAGCGCTATCTGAAATCGCCTGCCGAAATGCAGCGATTGTTCGCGGGCTATCCGGGGGCGATCGCGCAGAGCGCGAAGCTGCTGGGCCGCATCACCTTCCGGCTCGACGACCTGCGTTACGAATATCCGCACGAGCCGGTGCCGCCGGGCTGGAAGCCGTTTCCCTATCTCCACCATCTGGTGAAGACGGCGGCGGAAGCGCGTTACAACACGCCCCTCCCTCCCAAGGTGCGCCAGTTGATCGGCAATGAATTGCGGCTGATCCGCAAACGGAACTACGTCTATTATTTCCTGACCGTCTACGATCTCGTCCGCTTCGCGCGCGCGCAGGAGCCGCCGATCCTCTGCCAGGGGCGCGGGTCGGCGGCCAATTCGATCGTCTGCTTCCTGCTCGGCGTCACCTCGGTCGATCCGATGCAGCACGAACTGCTCTTCTCGCGCTTCATGTCGGCCGAGCGCGACGAGCCCCCCGACATCGACGTCGATTTCGAGCATGAACGGCGCGAGGAGGTGATCCAGCATATCTATGCGCGCTATGGCCGCGACCGCGCGGGGATCGCCGCGACGGTCATCCATTACCGTCCGCGCAGCACGATCCGCGAGGTCGGCAAGGCGCTCGGCTTCAGCGAGGACGTCACCGCGCGGCTTGCCGACACGAGCTGGGGAAGCTGGGGCGACGAAGTGCCGACCCAGCGCCTCGTCGAGGCCGGGCTCGACCCGCACAATGGCGAGATCGAGCGGCTGCACCGCTTCGTCGGCGAACTGCTGCAGGCGCCGCGCCACCTGTCGCAGCATGTCGGCGGCTTCGTGCTGACCGAGGGGCGGCTCGACGAACTGGTGCCGATCCACAATGCCGCGATGGAGGATCGCACCTTCATCGAATGGGACAAGGACGACATCGATGCATTGGGCCTGATGAAGGTCGACGTGCTCGCGCTCGGTATGCTGACCTGCATCCGCAAATGCTACGACCTGATGCGCGAACATGGGCTGGGCGACCACACGCTGGAACTCGACATCGATTGCAGCGACCAAGCCGTTTACGCGATGCTGCAAAAGGGCGACAGCATCGGCGTGTTCCAGGTCGAAAGCCGCGCGCAGATCAACATGCTGCCGCGCCTCAAGCCGGAAGTGTTCTACGACCTCGTCGTGCAGGTCGCGATCGTTCGCCCCGGCCCGATCGAGGGCGATATGGTGCATCCCTATCTGAAACGGCGGGCCGGGGAAGAGAAGGTCACATTCCCTTCCCCCGCTCCGCCGCACGACCCCAACGAGCTTTACGACGTGCTCAGGAAAACCCACGGCGTCCCGCTGTTCCAGGAGCAGGCGATGAAGCTGGCGATGGTCGCCGCCGACTTCACGCCCGAGGAAGCGAACGGCCTGCGCCGCGCGATGGCGACCTTTCGCAACGTCGGGACGATCGACAATTTCCGCGAGAAGATGATCGGCGGCATGATGCGGCGCGGTTACGAGAAGGACTTCGCCGAACGCTGCTTCAAGCAGATCGAGGGTTTCGGCAGTTACGGCTTTCCCGAAAGCCACGCCCAGTCCTTCGCGCGGCTCGTCTATGTCTCGTCATGGATCAAGCATTACCACCCCGCCGTCTTCGCCTGCGGCATCCTCAATTCGCAGCCGATGGGCTTCTATGCCCCCGCGCAGCTCGTCCGCGACGCGCAGGGGCATGGCGTCGAGGTGCGCGCGGTCGACGTCAATGCCAGCCATTGGGACAACAGCCTCGAACGCACTGACGACGGCAGTCTCGCGCTGCGGCTCGGCTTTCGGCAGGTCGACGGGTTCCGCGAGATATGGGCGGACGCGATCGACGAAGCTCGCGTCACCGCGCCCTTTACCTCGGTCGAGGAACTCGCGCGCCGCGCGGACCTGCCGAGCCGCGCCTTGCGGCTGCTCGCCGATGCCGATGCGTGCCGGTCGATGGGACTCGAACGGCGGCCCGCGCTGTGGGATGCGCGGCGGGTGCGGCAGGGGGTGCTGCCGCTGTTCGACGCGGCAGAAACCGACGAGCTCGGACAGGAAGAGGATGCACAGCTTCCGTCCACGCCGATGGCCGAGCATGTGCTCACCGACTATCAGACGACGCGGCTGTCGCTGAAAGGCCATCCGATGGCGTTCCTGCGCCCGCGCTTCGCCGCCGAAGGCGTGCTCAGCGCGGGCGAGGTCGCGGCGGCGAAGAACGGGTCGATCGTCCGCACCGCGGGCGTCGTCCTGATCCGCCAGCGGCCGGGCAAGGGCAATGCGGTGTTCATCACGCTCGAGGACGAGAGCGGGATCGTCAACATCCTGCTCTGGGCGCGCCTTTTCGAGCGCCTGCGCCGCGCCGTCATGGCGTCGCGGCTGATGCTCGCCGAGGGCGAGGTGCAGCGCAGCAAGGAAGGGGTGATCCACCTGATGGCGACGCGCATCACCGACTGCACCGACCGGCTCGACGGATTGGGCGACGAGGCCATGCCGGGCGGGCCGATGCCGCGTCACGGCCATCCGCGCGATGTTCGCATCCTTCCGAAGTCGCGCGATTTTCATTGA
- a CDS encoding efflux transporter outer membrane subunit encodes MKRGLLIAVPILLAGCSLAPKTVLPPPPVPQSWPVGDAYLLQSEEMLPILSYKTIFTDPRLQTLVDQALTNNRDLRTAYANVAAARAQARVSRAGQFPALGVSAGAGYSDSGGSGNGNGDFSLRGGITSFELDLFGRLANAAESDRNSALATEAASRTVRLGLIADLADIWATYGADRDLLKIAGDTAANARESVRLTRARLDGGVAPRTDLRQAEQILATAEDSIAQQQTALAQDENLIRLLVGAEFDSALLPAGLADVTPGVVQLPAGVSSQILLRRPDVIEAEYRLRAANADIGVARARLFPTISLTGLLGFASDALSSLFDKGSFNWSAGGDASATIFDFGGRRAGVDVTKAQRDAALSSYEGAIQTAFRDVADALAVQGTISERVRAAAANTEAAADTAMLTDARYKGGVDSFLSSLDAQRSLYAARRSEIGTGLLLVQTRIALFRALGGDSGAGSDAAAR; translated from the coding sequence ATGAAACGCGGGCTCCTGATCGCGGTTCCGATCCTGCTGGCGGGCTGCTCGCTCGCGCCGAAGACGGTGCTTCCCCCGCCGCCGGTGCCGCAAAGCTGGCCGGTGGGTGACGCCTATCTTCTTCAGAGCGAAGAGATGCTGCCGATCCTGTCGTACAAGACGATCTTCACCGATCCGCGCCTGCAAACTCTCGTCGATCAGGCCCTCACGAACAATCGCGATCTGCGCACCGCCTACGCCAATGTCGCCGCCGCCCGCGCGCAGGCGCGGGTCAGCCGGGCGGGGCAGTTCCCCGCGCTCGGCGTCAGCGCCGGCGCAGGCTATTCCGATTCGGGCGGCAGCGGAAACGGCAATGGCGACTTCTCGCTGCGCGGCGGCATTACCTCGTTCGAGCTCGATCTGTTCGGCCGCCTCGCCAATGCCGCCGAATCCGACCGCAACAGCGCGCTCGCAACCGAAGCCGCGTCGCGGACCGTCCGGCTCGGTCTGATCGCCGACCTTGCCGACATCTGGGCCACCTATGGCGCCGACCGCGACCTGCTCAAGATCGCCGGGGACACCGCCGCCAACGCGCGCGAAAGCGTACGGCTGACCAGGGCGCGGCTCGACGGCGGGGTCGCGCCGCGCACCGACCTGCGCCAGGCCGAACAGATTCTCGCGACCGCCGAGGATTCGATCGCGCAGCAGCAGACCGCGCTCGCGCAGGACGAAAATCTGATCCGGCTGCTCGTCGGTGCCGAGTTCGACTCCGCGCTGCTTCCCGCGGGGCTTGCCGACGTGACGCCGGGCGTCGTCCAGCTTCCCGCCGGGGTCAGTTCGCAGATATTGCTGCGCCGCCCCGACGTGATCGAGGCCGAATATCGCCTGCGCGCCGCCAACGCCGATATCGGCGTCGCGCGCGCGCGGCTGTTCCCGACCATCTCGCTGACCGGCCTGCTCGGCTTCGCGAGCGATGCGCTGTCGAGCCTGTTCGACAAGGGATCGTTCAATTGGTCGGCGGGGGGCGACGCGAGCGCGACGATCTTCGACTTCGGCGGCCGCCGCGCCGGGGTCGACGTCACCAAGGCGCAGCGCGACGCCGCGCTGTCGAGTTATGAGGGCGCGATCCAGACTGCCTTCCGCGACGTCGCCGACGCGCTCGCGGTGCAGGGCACGATTTCAGAACGCGTCCGCGCCGCCGCCGCGAATACGGAGGCGGCCGCCGACACCGCGATGCTCACCGACGCGCGCTACAAGGGCGGCGTCGACAGCTTCCTTTCCAGCCTCGACGCGCAGCGCAGCCTCTATGCGGCACGGCGCAGCGAGATCGGCACGGGCCTGCTGCTCGTGCAAACCCGAATCGCCCTGTTCCGCGCCCTGGGCGGGGACAGCGGCGCCGGGAGCGACGCGGCGGCGCGCTGA
- the fliF gene encoding flagellar basal-body MS-ring/collar protein FliF yields the protein MAETQILTPVDESPNRLPVPAMGGRFAPVQQFVRQPAVQRALPMIATTTAIGIAALAYFMTQSAPQAQLFAGLDDNDKAAVADALQSQGIGHTIDPATGALTVDADKVYQARIALAGQGLPKAAPSGDSLIASLPMGSSRAIEGETLRSAREADLSRTIETIDAVKSARVHIAAAEPSLFVREDKPATASVMLTLQNGRSLSDGQVQAIRFLVASSVPGMNADQVQVIDQRGALLSDGASNGDMKAFQLQTQVEDRFRRALDTLLGPMLGAGNYTVEVHADVDMSESQATRESFPKDDRALTSEQVTRTVSGEGVPPAVGIPGALSNQPPQASTVTNAAPVPTAPGAPAAQTNSNENATRAYEVGREISVTHQPQGQLRRVSVAVALNQGKKALTQTDIAKIDSLVKGAIGFDAARGDMVAINQRPFVQVEDAAPAFYDQPWFLPLIKQVGAIFAALLAFFFIGRPLIRAAKQRATQRAEREAQIEETLLAVTENPAALASPHASSEITLEMIEAAPSYEARANLVREFVRQDSARAALVVRQLMQEGARA from the coding sequence ATGGCCGAAACCCAGATCCTGACCCCCGTCGACGAAAGCCCGAACCGTCTGCCCGTCCCCGCGATGGGCGGCCGTTTCGCGCCCGTTCAGCAGTTCGTCCGCCAGCCCGCCGTTCAGCGCGCGCTACCGATGATCGCCACCACCACCGCGATCGGCATCGCCGCGCTCGCTTATTTCATGACCCAGTCGGCCCCGCAGGCCCAGCTCTTCGCCGGGCTCGACGACAACGACAAGGCCGCGGTCGCCGACGCGCTCCAGTCGCAGGGGATCGGCCACACGATCGATCCGGCGACCGGCGCGCTGACCGTCGACGCCGACAAAGTCTATCAGGCGCGCATTGCGCTCGCGGGTCAGGGCCTGCCCAAGGCGGCGCCGAGCGGCGACAGCCTGATCGCGTCGCTGCCGATGGGGTCGAGCCGCGCGATCGAGGGCGAGACGCTGCGCTCGGCGCGCGAGGCCGACCTGTCGCGGACGATCGAGACGATCGACGCGGTGAAGAGCGCGCGCGTCCATATCGCCGCCGCCGAGCCCAGCCTGTTCGTCCGCGAGGACAAGCCCGCCACCGCTTCGGTGATGCTGACGCTGCAGAACGGCCGCTCGCTCTCCGACGGTCAGGTGCAGGCGATCCGCTTCCTCGTCGCTTCCTCGGTCCCCGGCATGAACGCCGATCAGGTGCAGGTCATCGACCAGCGCGGCGCGCTGCTCAGCGACGGTGCGTCGAACGGCGACATGAAGGCCTTCCAGCTTCAGACGCAGGTCGAGGATCGCTTCCGCCGCGCGCTCGACACCCTGCTCGGCCCGATGCTCGGTGCAGGCAATTATACCGTCGAGGTCCATGCCGACGTCGACATGTCCGAAAGCCAGGCGACGCGAGAGAGCTTCCCCAAGGACGATCGCGCGCTGACCAGCGAGCAGGTCACGCGCACCGTCAGCGGCGAGGGCGTTCCCCCCGCCGTCGGTATCCCCGGCGCGCTGTCGAACCAGCCGCCGCAGGCCTCGACCGTCACCAACGCCGCCCCCGTCCCGACGGCGCCCGGCGCACCCGCGGCGCAGACCAACAGCAACGAGAACGCCACCCGCGCCTATGAGGTCGGCCGCGAGATTTCGGTGACGCACCAGCCGCAGGGCCAGCTTCGCCGCGTCTCGGTCGCAGTCGCGCTCAACCAGGGCAAGAAGGCGCTGACCCAGACCGACATCGCGAAGATCGACAGCCTGGTGAAGGGCGCGATCGGTTTCGACGCGGCGCGCGGCGACATGGTCGCGATCAACCAGCGCCCCTTCGTCCAGGTCGAGGATGCGGCCCCGGCCTTTTACGACCAGCCCTGGTTCCTGCCGCTGATCAAGCAGGTCGGCGCCATATTTGCCGCGCTGCTCGCCTTCTTCTTCATCGGCCGCCCGCTGATCCGCGCCGCCAAGCAGCGCGCGACCCAGCGCGCCGAGCGCGAGGCGCAGATCGAGGAGACGTTGCTCGCGGTGACCGAAAATCCCGCCGCGCTCGCCAGCCCACACGCCAGCAGCGAAATCACGCTCGAGATGATCGAGGCCGCCCCCAGCTATGAGGCGCGCGCCAATCTGGTCCGCGAATTCGTCCGCCAGGATTCGGCCCGCGCCGCGCTGGTCGTCCGCCAGCTGATGCAGGAGGGCGCCCGTGCCTGA
- the fliE gene encoding flagellar hook-basal body complex protein FliE yields the protein MSTIDSSRLLQMRSSILNQNQALQRAAGRGTAGGVDGLGGGAAGAPDFGAAISNALQQVNAQQNRASDLSEAYERGDTHDIVSVMIERQKASLGFETTLQVRNKLLSAYRDIMNMPV from the coding sequence ATGAGCACGATTGACTCGAGCCGGCTGCTGCAGATGCGCAGTTCGATCCTCAATCAGAACCAGGCGCTGCAACGCGCCGCCGGTCGCGGCACCGCGGGCGGGGTCGACGGCCTTGGGGGCGGCGCGGCTGGCGCGCCCGATTTCGGCGCCGCGATCAGCAACGCGCTGCAACAGGTCAACGCCCAGCAGAATCGCGCCAGCGATCTCAGCGAAGCCTATGAGCGCGGCGACACCCACGACATCGTCAGCGTGATGATCGAGCGGCAGAAGGCCTCGCTCGGCTTCGAGACCACGCTGCAGGTCCGCAACAAGCTGCTCTCTGCCTATCGCGACATCATGAACATGCCGGTGTAA
- a CDS encoding DNA polymerase Y family protein yields MTKIASGKRRYLALFFPWLPAERFCRTAPRPPDAPLAFTEKQRGALRLAAVDPRAHALGLAPGMPLADARARVPDLAIVPHDPVADHAWLDRIAQGCARYTPLVALDAPDGLILDIAGAEHLFGGEAGIAADLETRFDRLGMTLRHAFADTADAARALARYPAPPAPDEAAAIRRLPVAALGLDGEATVALVRAGLKTIGDLASRPMANIAARFGAGAATALRRILGDAPSPLDPRITPPPVMVERRFAEPLGSTAHATRVLTDLAREAIDALAVRGKGGRHFRATFFRSDGLARGIEVETGHSTRDAGLVMRLFAERMDTLADPLDPGFGFDMIRLTVPRFDPLGASQLKLEGGAVRASGAALDELVDRMTTRLGRGRVQRLRGTDTHIPEQAQLALPAIDAPPPIAWPAPEAGEPPTRPFHLFDPPQPIEVIAEVPDGPPHQFRWRRAVHAVRRYEGPERIAAEWWRRRDNGGLTRDYYRVEDVQGRRFWLFRHGLYDEKADPRWYIHGLFA; encoded by the coding sequence ATGACCAAAATCGCTTCGGGGAAGCGGCGCTATCTGGCGCTCTTCTTCCCGTGGCTGCCCGCCGAGCGGTTCTGCCGCACGGCGCCGCGGCCGCCTGACGCCCCGCTCGCCTTTACCGAGAAACAGCGCGGCGCGCTCCGCCTTGCCGCCGTCGACCCGCGTGCCCACGCCCTCGGGCTCGCCCCCGGCATGCCGCTCGCCGACGCGCGGGCGCGCGTTCCCGATCTTGCCATCGTACCGCACGATCCGGTCGCCGATCATGCCTGGCTCGACCGGATCGCGCAGGGTTGCGCGCGCTACACGCCGCTCGTCGCGCTCGATGCGCCCGACGGGCTGATCCTCGACATCGCGGGCGCCGAGCATCTGTTCGGCGGCGAGGCCGGAATCGCCGCCGATCTCGAAACGCGGTTCGACCGGCTGGGGATGACGCTGCGCCACGCTTTCGCGGATACGGCCGACGCCGCCCGCGCGCTCGCACGCTACCCCGCGCCGCCCGCCCCCGACGAGGCGGCGGCGATCCGGCGGCTACCCGTCGCGGCGCTCGGCCTCGACGGCGAGGCAACGGTCGCGCTCGTCCGCGCGGGGCTGAAGACGATCGGCGACCTCGCGAGCCGACCGATGGCGAATATCGCCGCGCGCTTCGGCGCCGGCGCCGCAACCGCGCTGCGCCGTATCCTCGGCGACGCGCCCAGCCCGCTCGACCCACGCATCACGCCGCCGCCGGTGATGGTCGAACGCCGCTTCGCCGAACCATTGGGCAGCACCGCCCATGCGACCAGGGTGCTGACCGATCTTGCCAGAGAAGCGATCGACGCGCTCGCCGTTCGCGGCAAGGGCGGACGTCATTTCCGCGCCACCTTCTTTCGCAGCGACGGCCTCGCGCGCGGTATCGAGGTCGAGACTGGGCACTCGACGCGCGACGCCGGGCTCGTCATGCGCCTGTTCGCCGAACGGATGGACACCCTCGCCGATCCGCTCGATCCGGGCTTCGGTTTCGACATGATCCGTCTGACGGTGCCGCGGTTCGACCCGCTCGGTGCGAGCCAGCTCAAGCTCGAAGGCGGCGCAGTGCGGGCTTCGGGGGCGGCGCTGGACGAACTCGTCGACCGGATGACGACACGGCTCGGCCGCGGCCGCGTCCAGCGGCTGCGCGGCACCGACACGCATATTCCCGAGCAGGCGCAACTCGCGCTCCCCGCGATCGACGCGCCGCCGCCCATAGCCTGGCCCGCGCCCGAAGCCGGCGAACCACCGACGCGTCCCTTCCACCTCTTCGACCCGCCGCAGCCGATCGAGGTGATCGCCGAGGTGCCCGACGGTCCGCCGCACCAGTTCCGCTGGCGCCGCGCGGTCCATGCGGTGCGCCGCTACGAAGGGCCCGAGCGCATCGCCGCCGAATGGTGGCGGCGCCGCGACAATGGCGGACTGACGCGCGACTATTACCGCGTCGAGGATGTTCAGGGCCGCCGCTTCTGGCTGTTCCGCCACGGGCTTTACGACGAGAAGGCCGATCCGCGCTGGTATATCCACGGCCTGTTCGCATGA
- a CDS encoding flagellin — protein sequence MTVINTNVSALRAQNSSRVANNMQATAMERLSSGKRINSAKDDAAGLAVATRMNAASRGFTQAIRNANDGISLAQTADSGAGGISDILIRMRDLAMQASTGTLSDADRTLVQKEVTALISQIGDIVTQTTFNGNVLLDGSATTGFDIQTGLKSGEKVNITIAKLDATTLGVNALSVATATGATGALATLDTAIDKVASERANLGAQQNRLSAAVDNLTARVTNLDESKSRIEDADFSAESTKLAAAGILAQASTAMLAQANQSAQGVMNLLRG from the coding sequence ATGACTGTCATCAACACCAATGTGAGCGCGCTCCGCGCCCAGAACAGCTCGCGTGTTGCCAACAATATGCAGGCGACGGCGATGGAACGTCTGTCGAGCGGCAAGCGCATCAACAGCGCCAAGGACGACGCCGCCGGCCTCGCCGTGGCGACCCGCATGAACGCTGCGTCGCGCGGTTTCACGCAGGCGATCCGTAACGCCAACGACGGCATTTCGCTGGCGCAGACCGCCGACAGCGGCGCCGGCGGCATCTCGGACATCCTGATCCGTATGCGTGATCTCGCGATGCAGGCTTCGACGGGCACGCTCAGCGACGCCGACCGCACGCTGGTGCAGAAGGAAGTCACCGCGCTGATCTCGCAGATCGGCGACATCGTGACGCAGACGACCTTCAACGGCAACGTCCTGCTCGACGGCAGCGCGACGACCGGCTTCGACATCCAGACCGGCCTCAAGAGCGGTGAAAAGGTGAACATCACCATTGCCAAGCTCGATGCGACGACGCTTGGTGTCAACGCGCTCTCGGTCGCGACTGCTACCGGCGCCACCGGCGCTCTGGCGACGCTCGACACCGCGATCGACAAGGTCGCCAGCGAACGCGCCAACCTCGGTGCGCAGCAGAACCGTCTGAGCGCGGCTGTCGACAATTTGACGGCGCGCGTCACCAACCTCGACGAATCGAAGTCGCGCATCGAAGACGCCGATTTCTCGGCCGAATCGACCAAGCTTGCCGCCGCCGGCATCCTGGCGCAGGCCTCGACCGCGATGCTCGCTCAGGCGAACCAGAGCGCGCAGGGCGTGATGAACCTGCTCCGCGGCTAA
- a CDS encoding ImuA family protein has protein sequence MRESSSQLAALRRRVARLAADGGAASRPAGGGLASGCAAFDEALGGGFAAGRVHEFFAADALDATSAAAFAALLALRTPGMAPLIWLRTTDATRRAGSIYAPGIAELGGDPDRLLLIETPDPRLLLACANDAIRCAGSAAVIVESWGKFPLLDLTAGRRLALGARDAGATLLMLRLNAAPAPSVAETRWSVVAAPSQALEADAPGAPAFDLELLRWRAGPAGGRWRLDWNHDQNRFGEAALSGALLPVAARRAVLPHGAAAA, from the coding sequence ATGCGCGAGTCGTCTTCTCAACTCGCCGCGCTGCGCCGACGCGTCGCGCGGCTCGCCGCCGATGGCGGTGCGGCAAGCCGTCCGGCGGGCGGCGGACTCGCGAGCGGCTGCGCCGCGTTCGACGAAGCGCTCGGCGGCGGGTTCGCGGCGGGGCGCGTGCATGAATTTTTCGCCGCCGACGCACTCGACGCGACGAGCGCCGCCGCCTTCGCCGCGCTGCTCGCGCTCCGCACGCCGGGCATGGCGCCGCTGATCTGGCTGCGCACCACCGACGCCACGCGGCGCGCCGGTTCGATCTATGCCCCCGGCATCGCCGAACTCGGCGGCGACCCCGATCGCCTGCTGCTCATCGAGACCCCCGACCCCAGGCTGCTGCTCGCCTGCGCGAACGATGCGATCCGCTGCGCGGGGTCGGCGGCAGTGATCGTCGAAAGCTGGGGGAAATTCCCGCTTCTCGACCTCACCGCGGGCCGCCGCCTCGCCCTCGGCGCGCGCGATGCCGGAGCGACGCTGCTGATGCTCCGCCTCAATGCCGCACCCGCGCCGAGCGTCGCCGAAACGCGCTGGAGCGTCGTCGCCGCCCCGTCGCAGGCGCTTGAAGCCGACGCTCCCGGCGCCCCCGCCTTCGACCTCGAACTGCTTCGCTGGCGCGCCGGTCCCGCGGGCGGGCGCTGGCGACTGGACTGGAACCATGACCAAAATCGCTTCGGGGAAGCGGCGCTATCTGGCGCTCTTCTTCCCGTGGCTGCCCGCCGAGCGGTTCTGCCGCACGGCGCCGCGGCCGCCTGA